DNA sequence from the Bacillus pumilus genome:
GTTCATTAATCAAGAGCCAGATAATAGACGGGGACGCAAACTATACCCAGGAGATGTTGTCGAGATAGAAGGTTATGGCACATTTCAAGTTGTGAATTAGAAACGGGTGACAATACATGTACATTCAAAGTCTGGCGTTAACTTCATACCGAAACTATGAACACACCGAGCTTCAATTCGACAACAAGGTGAATGTCATGATCGGTGAGAATGCCCAAGGTAAAACGAACTTGATGGAAGCGATCTATGTATTGTCGATGGCAAAGTCGCATCGTACGTCAAATGATAAAGAACTTATCCGATGGGACCAAGACTATGCTAAAATAGAAGGTAGAGTCATCAAAAAAAATGGTCCACTCCCAATGCAGCTCGTGATCTCAAAAAAAGGGAAAAAGGGCAAGGTCAATCACATTGAACAACAGAAGCTCAGTCATTATGTTGGTGCGTTAAACACCATCATGTTTGCACCAGAGGACTTAAGTCTTGTGAAGGGCAGCCCGCAAATCCGCAGAAGATTTCTCGATATGGAGATTGGACAAGTTTCTGCTGTCTACTTGCATGATTTATCGCTCTATCAAAAAATTCTCTCTCAGCGGAATCATTACTTGAAACAATTGCAGACAAGAAAGCAAAAGGATCAAGCGATGCTGGAGGTTTTAACAGAGCAGTTGATTGATGCGGCAGCGAAAGTTGTCAAAAGACGACTGACTTTTACGAAACAGCTCGAGAAATGGGCGCAGCCGTTGCATTTTGGCATTTCTAGAGAGCTAGAAACACTCACGCTCCAATACCACACGGCGATAGAGGTATCAGAAGCGTCAGACTTGTCGAAAATAAAGAATAGCTATGAAGAATCGTTTCAGAAACTAAGAGACAGAGAAATAGACCGAGGAGTGACGCTGTGGGGACCTCACAGAGATGACCTTCTTTTCTTTGTGAATGGTCGGGATGTTCAGACATATGGCTCTCAAGGGCAGCAAAGAACAACAGCTCTTTCACTAAAACTGGCAGAAATCGACTTGATACACGAAGAGATCGGAGAATATCCCATTCTTCTACTCGATGATGTTTTATCTGAACTTGATGATTACAGACAGTCTCATTTGCTCCATACCATTCAGGGACGTGTACAGACCTTCGTCACCACAACAAGTGTTGAGGGCATCGATCACGCCACCTTGAAAGAAGCGGAAATTTTCAGAGTAGCCAGTGGAAAAGTAATTGACTGATAAATGAGGTGTGGGTCTTGTATATTCATTTAGGTGATGATTGTGTTGTTTCTACACGAGAGATTGTCGCAATTGTTGATTACAAAATGAGGTCGTCTTCTGTTGTGGAAGAGTTTCTCCTAAAACAAGAAGGACAAATCATTTCGTTATCACAAGGGACACCCAAATCCATCGTCGTCACAACTAAATCTGTTTATTACTCTCCTCTTTCCTCAAGCACGCTCAAAAAACGTGCTTCATTTGTGATTGAAATTGAAGTCTAAAAGCTCAATTCATATAAATATATCGTTTAAGAAAAGTGTAGGTGAATGTACGTGGCAATGGAACAGCAACATAATAGTTATGATGAAAATCAGATACAGGTGCTTGAAGGACTAGAAGCTGTTAGAAAACGTCCAGGAATGTACATTGGGTCAACCAGTGCAAAAGGACTTCACCATCTTGTATGGGAAATTGTCGACAACAGTATTGATGAGGCTTTAGCTGGATATTGCACAGATATTACGGTGCAAATTGAAAAGGATAATAGCATTACAGTGAAAGATAATGGCCGCGGAATTCCTGTTGGGATTCATGAGAAAATGGGACGTCCTGCTGTAGAGGTTATTATGACTGTTCTTCACGCTGGCGGTAAATTTGACGGCAGCGGTTATAAAGTATCTGGCGGTCTGCATGGCGTAGGGGCATCTGTTGTTAATGCGTTATCTACGACCTTAGACGTGACCGTATATCGTGATGGGAAAATTCATTATCAACAATTCAAACGTGGTGTTCCAGTTGGAGATTTAGAGATCATTGGTGAAACAGATGTTACAGGGACAACCACTCATTTTGTGCCAGATACAGAAATTTTTACTGAAACCATTGAATTTGATTACGACACACTTGCCAACCGTGTACGTGAGTTAGCTTTCTTAACAAAAGGTGTCAACATCGTTATTGAAGATTTACGTGAGGGGAAAGAACGACGAAATGAATACTGCTATGAAGGCGGTATTAAGAGCTATGTAGAACATTTAAATCGCTCAAAAGAAGTCGTTCATGAAGAACCCGTTTACATCGAAGGTGAAAAAGATGGAATCACGGTTGAAGTGGCATTACAATATAACGATTCCTATACAAGCAACATCTATTCCTTCGCCAACAATATCAACACGTATGAAGGCGGAACACACGAAGCAGGCTTTAAAACAGGTCTGACACGTGTCATCAATGATTATGCTCGTAAAAATGGCGTATTCAAAGATGGAGACTCGAATTTGAGCGGTGAAGATGTGCGAGAGGGCTTAACAGCCATTATCTCCATCAAACATCCAGATCCTCAATTCGAAGGACAAACGAAGACAAAGCTCGGTAACTCAGAAGCAAGAACCATTACCGACTCCCTTTTCTCTGAAGCACTTGAGAAATTCCTCTTAGAGAACCCTGATGCTGCAAAGAAAATTGTGGAGAAAGGCGTGATGGCAGCTCGTGCAAGAATGGCTGCCAAAAAGGCACGTGAGCTGACAAGACGTAAAAGTGCACTGGAAGTCTCCAGCTTACCGGGGAAACTGGCGGATTGTTCTTCTAAAGACCCTTCCATCTCTGAACTTTATATCGTAGAGGGAGATTCTGCGGGTGGATCTGCTAAGCAAGGTCGTGATCGTCACTTCCAAGCAATCTTACCGTTAAGAGGGAAGATCCTAAACGTAGAAAAAGCGCGACTAGATAAAATTCTATCGAACAACGAGGTTCGGTCAATGATTACAGCGTTAGGGACTGGAATCGGAGAAGACTTTAATTTAGAGAAAGCTCGCTATCACAAAGTTGTGATCATGACGGATGCGGATGTCGATGGAGCGCACATTCGAACGCTGCTTTTAACATTCTTCTATCGCTACATGCGTGAAATCATTGAAAACGGTTATGTGTATATTGCGCAGCCACCTTTATTTAAAGTGCAGCAAGGTAAACGTGTTGAGTATGTGTATAACGATAAACAGCTAGATGAGCTGCTAAAGACATTGCCTCAAACACCAAAACCTGGACTTCAGCGCTATAAAGGTCTTGGAGAAATGAACGCAACTCAGCTTTGGGAAACAACAATGGACCCTGATGCGAGAACACTTCTTCAAGTCACACTTGAGGATGCGATCGATGCTGATGAGACATTTGAAATGCTCATGGGAGATAAAGTAGAGCCGAGAAGAAACTTTATCGAAGAAAATGCGCAATACGTGAAAAACCTCGATATTTAGATAGATCCCTACTGAGAACAACCTTATTTCTTGTTTGGAATAAGGTTGTTTTTCAAGAAATAGGGGCGTGTAACCAATGTCCTGTTTTTCCGTGTTTTCGCTGATTTTCTAGTAAATAAATGTGTATAAAGACGAGATTATTGATATAATGGAGAATAGTCTTGTGAAGATAAATACATATTTTACTCCCACATAATTTATTTCATGTGATACGTAAAGGGAGGTTCTTATAGTGAGTGAACAACATACACCAAATGTACGCGAAGTGAATATTAGTCAGGAAATGCGTACGTCTTTTTTAGATTATGCAATGAGTGTGATTGTGTCGCGTGCATTACCAGATGTGCGTGACGGATTAAAGCCCGTGCATCGAAGAATTTTGTATGCGATGAATGACCTAGGTATGACAAGTGATAAACCATTTAAGAAATCTGCACGTATCGTCGGGGAAGTTATCGGTAAGTATCACCCTCATGGTGACAGTGCTGTATACGAAGCGATGGTTCGTATGGCGCAAGACTTCAACTATCGTTATATGTTAGTAGATGGTCATGGAAACTTTGGTTCAGTCGATGGAGACGGAGCAGCGGCGATGCGTTACACCGAGGCACGTCTATCGAAGATTTCTATGGAAATCCTCCGTGATATCACTAAGGATACCATTGATTATCAGGATAACTATGACGGCAGTGAAAGAGAGCCAATGGTGATGCCTGCAAGATTCCCGAACTTATTGGTCAACGGAGCGACAGGAATTGCTGTAGGAATGGCGACCAATATTCCGCCACACCAATTAGGTGAAGTGATTGATGGGGTATTGGCTATCAGTCAAAACCCTGAAATGACCACACAGGAACTTATGGATATCATCCCAGGTCCAGATTTCCCAACAGCAGGTCAAATCATTGGCCGAAGTGGTATTCGGAAGGCGTATGAGACAGGGCGCGGCTCTATTACATTAAGAGCAAAATCGGATATTGAGGAAACATCTAGTGGTAAACAGCGCATTGTTATCAATGAGATTCCTTACCAAGTCAACAAAGCCCGTTTAATTGAAAAAATTGCTGATCTTGTGCGTGATAAAAAGATTGATGGCATTACAGACTTGCGTGATGAATCAGATCGTAATGGTATGCGTATTGTCATTGAACTGCGTAGAGATGCAAACGTTCATGTTCTATTAAACAATCTTTATAAACAAACGACACTTCAAACGTCTTTTGGTATCAACTTATTAGCACTTGTTGATGGACAGCCGAAAGTCTTGTCCCTCAAACAATGTCTAGAGTACTATCTAGAGCATCAAAAAGTGATCATTCGCAGAAGAACAGCGTATGAGCTACGTAAAGCAGAAGCAAGAGCACACATTTTAGAAGGTCTGAGAATTGCACTTGATCACTTAGATGAAGTCATTGCTTTAATTAGAGGCTCTCAAACTGCGGAAATTGCGAGAAATGGTTTGATGGAGAACTATAGCTTGTCTGAAAAACAGGCACAGGCCATTCTTGATATGCGACTTCAGCGTTTGACTGGTCTAGAACGAGAAAAGATAGAAGATGAATATAAAGGACTTGTTGATTTGATTGCTGAATTAAAAGCCATTTTAGCAGACAATGAGAAAGTACTTGAAATCATTAGAGAAGAATTAATAGAAATTAAAGAACGCTTCAATGATACGCGCCGTACTGAAATTGTGACAGCGGGTATTGAAACAATTGAAGACGAAGATTTGATTCCTGTTGAGAACATCGTGATTACGCTGACGCATAATGGTTATATCAAGCGTCTCCCTGCATCAACATACCGCAGTCAAAAAAGAGGCGGTAAAGGTGTCCAAGGAATGGGAACCAACGAAGATGATTTCGTTGAACAGTTGATTTCAACATCGACCCACGATACGATTCTTTTCTTCTCTAATAAAGGGAAGGTTTATCGTGCGAAAGGGTATGAGATTCCTGAATTCGGACGGACAGCGAAAGGGATTCCGATCATTAACCTTCTTGAAGTAGAAAAGGGAGAATGGATTAACGCCATTATTCCTGTAAGCGAATTTGATGAAAATTCGTATCTCTTCTTTACAACAAGACATGGTGTATCCAAACGGACGACATTGTCCCAGTTCGCTAACATTCGAAACAACGGTCTTATTGCACTTAGCCTTCGTGACGAAGATGAACTGATGGCCGTTCGTTTAACCAATGGAGAAAAACAAATCATCATTGGGACGAAAAAGGGGATGCTGATTCGTTTCGCCGAGACAGATGTTCGTGAAATGGGACGTACGGCAGCTGGGGTCAAAGGGATTACACTTTCTGAGGATGACATCGTCGTTGGAATGGAAATCCTTGAGCCAGATGCAAACGTATTGATCGTAACCGAAAGAGGTTATGGTAAATTAACGCCTGAAAAAGAATATCGTGTTCAAACTCGAGGCGGTAAAGGTCTTAAAACATGCAAGATCACTGACAACAATGGTCCGCTTGTCACAGTGAAGGCGACCAATGCTGAAGCTGAAGAAGACTTGATGATTATTACAGGGAGCGGTGTCATCATTCGTATGGCCGTTTCAGACATTTCGACAACAGGCCGTGTCACTCAAGGTGTCCGCCTAATCCGTCTTGGTGATGAGGAACATGTCGCAACAGTGGCATTAGTTGAACAATCACAAGAAGACGATGAAGATAATGAAGAGAACGTAGAGAATATAGAGTCAGATCAAGAGCAATCTGAGTAAAAATAAAGCCGGTTTTTCACCGGCTTTATTTTTTTTTGAAAAAACATCACTTTTTTTGAAATTTATAATGCTTTTTTCATAGATATGTGTTAATCTTTCAAAGGAGCAAAAAGAGGCTCTATTTTTTATCTCATTCCCCAGTAAAAACTTCTTAGAAAAACAAAATGTTTTTTAAGAAAAATGTTGACTGTTGATAGAGATATATGATATATTTAAGTGGTCGCTTTAAGAGAGTGACACACAAGTTCTTTGAAAACTAAACAAGACAAAACGTACCTGTTAATTCGAGTTTATAAAAAAATCCTATGTTATATCATAGGTAGTCAGTCAAACGCTGACGAAAAACAAAACTTCGGTTTTGTACTTTTTCGGAGAGTTTGATCCTGGCTCAGGACGAACGCTGGCGGCGTGCCTAATACATGCAAGTCGAGCGAACAGAAGGGAGCTTGCTCCCGGATGTTAGCGGCGGACGGGTGAGTAACACGTGGGTAACCTACCTGTAAGACTGGGATAACTCCGGGAAACCGGAGCTAATACCGGATAGTTCCTTGAACCGCATGGTTCAAGGATGAAAGACGGTTTGGCTGTCACTTACAGATGGACCCGCGGCGCATTAGCTAGTTGGTGGGGTAATGGCTCACCAAGGCGACGATGCGTAGCCGACCTGAGAGGGTGATCGGCCACACTGGGACTGAGACACGGCCCAGACTCCTACGGGAGGCAGCAGTAGGGAATCTTCCGCAATGGACGAAAGTCTGACGGAGCAACGCCGCGTGAGTGATGAAGGTTTTCGGATCGTAAAGCTCTGTTGTTAGGGAAGAACAAGTGCGAGAGTAACTGCTCGCACCTTGACGGTACCTAACCAGAAAGCCACGGCTAACTACGTGCCAGCAGCCGCGGTAATACGTAGGTGGCAAGCGTTGTCCGGAATTATTGGGCGTAAAGGGCTCGCAGGCGGTTTCTTAAGTCTGATGTGAAAGCCCCCGGCTCAACCGGGGAGGGTCATTGGAAACTGGGAAACTTGAGTGCAGAAGAGGAGAGTGGAATTCCACGTGTAGCGGTGAAATGCGTAGAGATGTGGAGGAACACCAGTGGCGAAGGCGACTCTCTGGTCTGTAACTGACGCTGAGGAGCGAAAGCGTGGGGAGCGAACAGGATTAGATACCCTGGTAGTCCACGCCGTAAACGATGAGTGCTAAGTGTTAGGGGGTTTCCGCCCCTTAGTGCTGCAGCTAACGCATTAAGCACTCCGCCTGGGGAGTACGGTCGCAAGACTGAAACTCAAAGGAATTGACGGGGGCCCGCACAAGCGGTGGAGCATGTGGTTTAATTCGAAGCAACGCGAAGAACCTTACCAGGTCTTGACATCCTCTGACAACCCTAGAGATAGGGCTTTCCCTTCGGGGACAGAGTGACAGGTGGTGCATGGTTGTCGTCAGCTCGTGTCGTGAGATGTTGGGTTAAGTCCCGCAACGAGCGCAACCCTTGATCTTAGTTGCCAGCATTTAGTTGGGCACTCTAAGGTGACTGCCGGTGACAAACCGGAGGAAGGTGGGGATGACGTCAAATCATCATGCCCCTTATGACCTGGGCTACACACGTGCTACAATGGACAGAACAAAGGGCTGCGAGACCGCAAGGTTTAGCCAATCCCATAAATCTGTTCTCAGTTCGGATCGCAGTCTGCAACTCGACTGCGTGAAGCTGGAATCGCTAGTAATCGCGGATCAGCATGCCGCGGTGAATACGTTCCCGGGCCTTGTACACACCGCCCGTCACACCACGAGAGTTTGCAACACCCGAAGTCGGTGAGGTAACCTTTATGGAGCCAGCCGCCGAAGGTGGGGCAGATGATTGGGGTGAAGTCGTAACAAGGTAGCCGTATCGGAAGGTGCGGCTGGATCACCTCCTTTCTAAGGATATATGGAGCAGTGTGCGTTTTCGTCTTGTTTAGTTTTGAAGGAACTTGCAAAAGATCCTACAACATCATATCTTCGATATGAAAGATGGGCCTGTAGCTCAGCTGGTTAGAGCGCACGCCTGATAAGCGTGAGGTCGGTGGTTCGAGTCCACTCAGGCCCACCATCTTCTATTAAATCGGGGCCTTAGCTCAGCTGGGAGAGCGCCTGCCTTGCACGCAGGAGGTCAGCGGTTCGATCCCGCTAGGCTCCACCAACGTGTTCTTTGAAAACTAGATAACAATAAGTAATACATTCACATTGAATGCAATGCAAAGTTCATCACACATAGTGATTCTTTCTAAAGTAAGAAATGGTTAAGTTAGAAAGGGCGCACGGTGGATGCCTTGGCACTAGGAGCCGATGAAGGACGGGACGAACACCGATATGCTTCGGGGAGCTGTAAGCAAGCTTTGATCCGGAGATTTCCGAATGGGGAAACCCACTGCTCGTAATGGAGTAGTATCCATACTTGAATACATAGAGTATGAGAAGGCATACCCGGGGAACTGAAACATCTAAGTACCCGGAGGAAGAGAAAGCAAATGCGATTCCCTGAGTAGCGGCGAGCGAAACGGGAACAGCCCAAACCAAGAGGCTTGCCTCTTGGGGTTGTAGGACACTCTATACGGAGTTACAAAGGAACGATATAAGCGAAGAGGTCTGGAAAGGCCCGCCAAAGAAGGTAACAGCCCTGTAACTGAAATGTTGTTCTCTCCAGAGTGGATCCTGAGTACGGCGGAACACGTGAAATTCCGTCGGAATCCGGGAGGACCATCTCCCAAGGCTAAATACTCCCTAGTGACCGATAGTGAACCAGTACCGTGAGGGAAAGGTGAAAAGCACCCCGGAAGGGGAGTGAAATAGATCCTGAAACCGTGTGCCTACAAGTAGTCAGAGCCCGTTAAAGGGTGATGGCGTGCCTTTTGTAGAATGAACCGGCGAGTTACGATCCCGTGCAAGGTTAAGCAGAAGATGCGGAGCCGCAGCGAAAGCGAGTCTGAATAGGGCGCATGAGTACGTGGTCGTAGACCCGAAACCAGGTGATCTACCCATGTCCAGGGTGAAGTTCAGGTAACACTGAATGGAGGCCCGAACCCACGCACGTTGAAAAGTGCGGGGATGAGGTGTGGGTAGGGGTGAAATGCCAATCGAACCTGGAGATAGCTGGTTCTCTC
Encoded proteins:
- the gyrA gene encoding DNA gyrase subunit A — translated: MSEQHTPNVREVNISQEMRTSFLDYAMSVIVSRALPDVRDGLKPVHRRILYAMNDLGMTSDKPFKKSARIVGEVIGKYHPHGDSAVYEAMVRMAQDFNYRYMLVDGHGNFGSVDGDGAAAMRYTEARLSKISMEILRDITKDTIDYQDNYDGSEREPMVMPARFPNLLVNGATGIAVGMATNIPPHQLGEVIDGVLAISQNPEMTTQELMDIIPGPDFPTAGQIIGRSGIRKAYETGRGSITLRAKSDIEETSSGKQRIVINEIPYQVNKARLIEKIADLVRDKKIDGITDLRDESDRNGMRIVIELRRDANVHVLLNNLYKQTTLQTSFGINLLALVDGQPKVLSLKQCLEYYLEHQKVIIRRRTAYELRKAEARAHILEGLRIALDHLDEVIALIRGSQTAEIARNGLMENYSLSEKQAQAILDMRLQRLTGLEREKIEDEYKGLVDLIAELKAILADNEKVLEIIREELIEIKERFNDTRRTEIVTAGIETIEDEDLIPVENIVITLTHNGYIKRLPASTYRSQKRGGKGVQGMGTNEDDFVEQLISTSTHDTILFFSNKGKVYRAKGYEIPEFGRTAKGIPIINLLEVEKGEWINAIIPVSEFDENSYLFFTTRHGVSKRTTLSQFANIRNNGLIALSLRDEDELMAVRLTNGEKQIIIGTKKGMLIRFAETDVREMGRTAAGVKGITLSEDDIVVGMEILEPDANVLIVTERGYGKLTPEKEYRVQTRGGKGLKTCKITDNNGPLVTVKATNAEAEEDLMIITGSGVIIRMAVSDISTTGRVTQGVRLIRLGDEEHVATVALVEQSQEDDEDNEENVENIESDQEQSE
- the recF gene encoding DNA replication/repair protein RecF (All proteins in this family for which functions are known are DNA-binding proteins that assist the filamentation of RecA onto DNA for the initiation of recombination or recombinational repair.), encoding MYIQSLALTSYRNYEHTELQFDNKVNVMIGENAQGKTNLMEAIYVLSMAKSHRTSNDKELIRWDQDYAKIEGRVIKKNGPLPMQLVISKKGKKGKVNHIEQQKLSHYVGALNTIMFAPEDLSLVKGSPQIRRRFLDMEIGQVSAVYLHDLSLYQKILSQRNHYLKQLQTRKQKDQAMLEVLTEQLIDAAAKVVKRRLTFTKQLEKWAQPLHFGISRELETLTLQYHTAIEVSEASDLSKIKNSYEESFQKLRDREIDRGVTLWGPHRDDLLFFVNGRDVQTYGSQGQQRTTALSLKLAEIDLIHEEIGEYPILLLDDVLSELDDYRQSHLLHTIQGRVQTFVTTTSVEGIDHATLKEAEIFRVASGKVID
- the remB gene encoding extracellular matrix regulator RemB yields the protein MYIHLGDDCVVSTREIVAIVDYKMRSSSVVEEFLLKQEGQIISLSQGTPKSIVVTTKSVYYSPLSSSTLKKRASFVIEIEV
- the gyrB gene encoding DNA topoisomerase (ATP-hydrolyzing) subunit B; translation: MEQQHNSYDENQIQVLEGLEAVRKRPGMYIGSTSAKGLHHLVWEIVDNSIDEALAGYCTDITVQIEKDNSITVKDNGRGIPVGIHEKMGRPAVEVIMTVLHAGGKFDGSGYKVSGGLHGVGASVVNALSTTLDVTVYRDGKIHYQQFKRGVPVGDLEIIGETDVTGTTTHFVPDTEIFTETIEFDYDTLANRVRELAFLTKGVNIVIEDLREGKERRNEYCYEGGIKSYVEHLNRSKEVVHEEPVYIEGEKDGITVEVALQYNDSYTSNIYSFANNINTYEGGTHEAGFKTGLTRVINDYARKNGVFKDGDSNLSGEDVREGLTAIISIKHPDPQFEGQTKTKLGNSEARTITDSLFSEALEKFLLENPDAAKKIVEKGVMAARARMAAKKARELTRRKSALEVSSLPGKLADCSSKDPSISELYIVEGDSAGGSAKQGRDRHFQAILPLRGKILNVEKARLDKILSNNEVRSMITALGTGIGEDFNLEKARYHKVVIMTDADVDGAHIRTLLLTFFYRYMREIIENGYVYIAQPPLFKVQQGKRVEYVYNDKQLDELLKTLPQTPKPGLQRYKGLGEMNATQLWETTMDPDARTLLQVTLEDAIDADETFEMLMGDKVEPRRNFIEENAQYVKNLDI